Below is a window of Moorella thermoacetica DNA.
AGGGGAGCCGCCGACAACCAGGGGTTACACCCCCTCGGTTTTTGCCTCCCTGCCGAAGCTGGTGGAGAGGGCCGGCAACGGCGAGCGGGGTTCCATCACCGGCCTTTACACGGTTCTGGTGGAGGGCGACGATATGAACGAGCCGGTGGCCGACACCGTCCGCGGCCTCCTGGACGGCCACATCGTCCTCTCCCGGCGCCTGGCGGCTGCGAACCACTACCCGGCCATCGACGTCCTCCAGAGCATCAGCCGTCTAATGCCTGAGATCACCTCCCGGGAGCAACAGGAGCAGGCCGGCAAGCTGCGGGATCTCCTGGCGGCCTACCAGGAGGCGGCCGATTTAATTGAGATCGGCGCCTACCAGGCGGGTTCCAACCCCCGGGTGGACGCGGCCCTGAAATACCATGAGGCCATCCAGTCGTTCCTGCGCCAGGGGAAGGATGAATACTTTGCTTTCCAGGATACCCTGGCGGCCCTGGCGGGAATTTTAGCCTAGCCCTTGGCGCCCGGCAGCACCGGGCGGGGCCGGGGGCAGCAACCCTCGCCATCATCCTGCAAATGAAAGGGATCGCCTATGGCTGGTTTTCACTTTTCCCTGGAAAAAGTCCATTCCTATAAATTATCCCTTGAGAAGCAGCTTAAGCTCCAACTGGCCGAGTCTCGCAGGCGCCAGGCAGAAGCCGAGGCTAGTCTAGAGCGTTACCGAAGCCTGCGCGCCGGTGCTCCGGCAATTGAGGGCGCCGTAGCGGTGGAAGAACTCATCCAGAAAGCGGCTTACCTGGAAGCCCTGGACGGCCGCATCGCCTGCCAGCAGGAAGAGGTCGCCCGGGCGAGCCGCGTGGTCACCGAGGGGCGGGAGAAAGTCCAGGCGGCCATGCAGGAGCGCAAAGTCCTGGACCGGCTGAGGGAACGCCAGTTCCAGGACTATAAGTACAACCTGGCCCGGGAGGAGCAAAAGCAGGTGGACGAGGCTGCCGGCAGCCGCTTTTACCGCCGCACATTTGAATAGGCGGCCATCTTCTTTAAAAATAGCCGTCAATTCTTTAGACATCCTTCGTTGAAAGGAGGTGCCAGAATGACTGTCGCGTCTATTAGCAGGTCCAGTGACCTGGAACTGCTGACCAGGACCAGGGAGCACTATCCAGAGCCGGCGGTAGATTTTATTTCCTTCCTGGCGGGGCTGATCCAGCAACCGGCCCACCTTGATCGTCCTGGGGTTTACAATCCCTCCCAGGGGGAAACCGGGGGTCAGGACGGGAACGCCAGGGGAGGATTGCAGGAGCCGGCCGTGCCTGAACCGGCAGGCATAGCGGGCGGACCCGTCAGGAAGGCGATGGGAAGCCCCCGGGAGGCTGATGCCCGGCCGACAGGGCCGGGAGACGGCTACCAGGCCAACGCAGGGGCGGAAGGGACGGCCGGATCCGGTTCCAGTGGGCAGGTCACTGGCCGGGACGCTCCTGCCGCCGCTGCCGGCAAGGAAGCTCCCGCCGGCGGGAAAGGCGCTCCCCGCAGCGGCTTTCAGGCCG
It encodes the following:
- the fliJ gene encoding flagellar export protein FliJ; translation: MAGFHFSLEKVHSYKLSLEKQLKLQLAESRRRQAEAEASLERYRSLRAGAPAIEGAVAVEELIQKAAYLEALDGRIACQQEEVARASRVVTEGREKVQAAMQERKVLDRLRERQFQDYKYNLAREEQKQVDEAAGSRFYRRTFE